The genomic window cctCTAATGCCTCTATAGATAACTAGAAAATGTCTGTACACAAAATTTCGTTTTCTTTCGTATCGATTCGTAGTAAGTATTTTCTTTTGGAAAGTGTTCAGATAAAATGTAGAAACAAATTAGTCCAATCATTGCTAAACGACAGTTGTGGAGAAACGCCGTCCCGAATTTCGTTAAATCAGATGTTAGTTGGAAATGTTTAAGGTGCAGCAGCTGCTATTCACTCACTCTGCTATTCGCTatactaaaaaaaaacaaacgaTGAGAAAATGTGATTGTATGTTTGTTGCATTATGTGTGATTAACAGAGTTGAACATTGCTTTAGATTTTAAAATAACCTTGTAGAGATAAAAATGTCAGTCTGGCGCTGCGACTTTTAATCCTGCAATGTTAAAGTTTGGCGATTTTTAGATGTGTATGATGGTACACTCTTGAATTTCACGTTTTCTTTCTTTCACACGCTTTCCATCCACCTTTCTATATTTGCAGGTGATGCAAATGGGTAATACTATAATAGCCAAATCACTGCTGAAAGCTGGAGCTAAACCAAACCAGCAGGATCGCGGCGGATTCACACCAGCTCACGATGCGGCTCGGGAAGGCTTTCTAGACACTTTGAAAACCTTGGTGGACTTTGGGGCAAACGTGAATATTGAAAATTCTGAGGGCAATTTGCCCATCCATCTTGCTGCACAGGAAGGCCACACCGATGTAATTATTTTTTTGGCAAAGAAATCAAACCTCACACATAAAAATAAAATGGGACAAACTCCCTATGAGCTAGCCCGGATGTACAAGAGGACGGAGACAGTGCAATGGATGGAACAGAATCTATAGAACAAACGTGATAAGCAAGTGCAGTCTTATAGTATTTATTGTAATTGTCAGCTAACA from Carcharodon carcharias isolate sCarCar2 chromosome 16, sCarCar2.pri, whole genome shotgun sequence includes these protein-coding regions:
- the cdkn2c gene encoding cyclin-dependent kinase 4 inhibitor C, with the translated sequence METADGSDGDKLTSAAAKGDSKEVNTLLENGVKVGAINKFGRTALQVMQMGNTIIAKSLLKAGAKPNQQDRGGFTPAHDAAREGFLDTLKTLVDFGANVNIENSEGNLPIHLAAQEGHTDVIIFLAKKSNLTHKNKMGQTPYELARMYKRTETVQWMEQNL